In the Kitasatospora terrestris genome, one interval contains:
- a CDS encoding amino acid adenylation domain-containing protein yields the protein MTTVAAGADPYGRSLAELFAEQVRRHPRRPAVEGSELRYTYAELGALAERFARGLAAAGIGPGAVVGVLGQRGPEACAALLGVAYAGATYLPLDAELPAERLHGMLADAGAVAVVRLPGAGRLAGAALPVLRFAEVLETGAAAGDGPFELPGPQAPAYVMFTSGTTGRPKAVAVPQRGVARLSVDNGFYAPGPEDRVLHAATLSFDASVLEFWPALLNGACLVPVASEVLLSAPELHRVVEERGITALFLTTSIFHRIAQDRPEVFAGLRWVLTGGEALRADAARRVLEHGRPQHLVNAYGPTEAACVASAQLITDLPADATCVPIGAPVADTDCHVLDEHGRPVEDGDEGELCIGGGGIATGYLNNAEESARRFRTLPLGPDGAPRRVYRSGDFVVRRPDGALEYRGRRDDQVKVRGFRIEPEEVRCALTSHPAVTDAVLVAVEDGTTRSLAAYVAAPAGSRPTPAQLRAHLAERLPAFMVPATVTVLERLPLAPNGKVDRAALPRPVPAAQQAGSAADAESPAETVARVWCALLPAGRPEPEDGFFTAGGSSLLAVQLVARVQQELGISDQHNFELVTVLLGEPVLGAFTAAVERVAGAGAGPEPAAAPADRWRPDLAWEPPPVTTASPRPGWRTPHHVLLTGATGFFGAYLLRELLDRTDADVHALVRADDIDHAHRRLAEAQRRYGIDRPLPAHRVQPVLGDLALPRLGLSELEWDFQADSADVIHHCGAEVNFLYPYEKLRAANVEGTREIVRLASRRSVPLHHISTVAVVHGMGAGGVREVTETTPLSHVELLSMGYTESKWVSEELVRRAGLAGLPVAVHRPYELSGDTTSYTWNSAAALCEFFRVIAELRLAPELDLPLNLVPIDFAAGAVVHLATHRPAEGQTYHLTNPREAMLGDFVERLKAHGHPVRTIGYHAWVDALLDHLAARPDHPFAPFAPLFTTEAAGGGATVEELATTRFSPRLDRARIERDLAGSGLACPPVDARLLDRYIGYFHASGFIPAPHAEETVGV from the coding sequence ATGACGACGGTGGCGGCGGGGGCGGATCCGTACGGCAGGTCACTGGCCGAGCTGTTCGCGGAGCAGGTGCGCCGGCACCCGCGGCGGCCCGCGGTCGAGGGGTCGGAGCTGCGGTACACGTACGCGGAGCTCGGCGCGCTGGCGGAGCGGTTCGCCCGCGGGCTGGCCGCCGCCGGGATCGGCCCGGGCGCGGTGGTCGGGGTGCTCGGGCAGCGCGGGCCGGAGGCGTGCGCGGCGCTGCTGGGCGTGGCGTACGCGGGGGCGACGTACCTGCCGCTGGACGCCGAGCTGCCCGCCGAGCGGCTGCACGGCATGCTGGCCGACGCGGGCGCGGTGGCGGTGGTCCGGCTGCCCGGGGCGGGGCGGCTGGCCGGCGCGGCGCTCCCGGTGCTGCGCTTCGCCGAGGTGCTGGAGACGGGCGCGGCGGCCGGCGACGGACCGTTCGAGCTGCCCGGTCCGCAGGCGCCCGCGTACGTGATGTTCACCTCCGGCACCACCGGCCGCCCCAAGGCGGTGGCGGTGCCGCAGCGCGGCGTCGCCCGGCTGTCGGTGGACAACGGCTTCTACGCACCCGGCCCCGAGGACCGGGTGCTGCACGCCGCGACGCTCTCCTTCGACGCCTCGGTGCTGGAGTTCTGGCCCGCCCTGCTGAACGGCGCCTGCCTGGTGCCGGTCGCCTCCGAGGTGCTGCTCTCCGCGCCGGAGCTGCACCGGGTGGTCGAGGAGCGCGGCATCACCGCGCTGTTCCTCACCACCAGCATCTTCCACCGGATCGCCCAGGACCGGCCCGAGGTCTTCGCCGGCCTGCGCTGGGTGCTGACCGGCGGCGAGGCGCTGCGCGCCGACGCCGCCCGGCGGGTGCTCGAACACGGCCGCCCGCAGCACCTGGTGAACGCCTACGGGCCCACCGAGGCGGCCTGCGTGGCGAGCGCGCAGCTGATCACCGACCTCCCCGCCGACGCCACCTGCGTGCCGATCGGCGCGCCCGTCGCCGACACCGACTGCCACGTGCTGGACGAGCACGGCCGCCCGGTCGAGGACGGCGACGAGGGCGAGCTGTGCATCGGCGGCGGCGGGATCGCCACCGGCTACCTGAACAACGCCGAGGAGAGCGCCCGCCGCTTCCGCACCCTGCCGCTCGGCCCGGACGGCGCGCCGCGGCGGGTTTACCGCAGCGGGGACTTCGTGGTCCGCCGCCCGGACGGCGCGCTGGAGTACCGCGGCCGCCGGGACGACCAGGTGAAGGTGCGCGGCTTCCGGATCGAGCCGGAGGAGGTCCGCTGCGCGCTGACCTCGCACCCCGCCGTCACCGACGCCGTGCTGGTCGCCGTCGAGGACGGCACCACCCGCAGCCTGGCCGCCTACGTCGCCGCCCCCGCCGGGTCGCGGCCCACCCCGGCGCAGCTGCGGGCGCACCTCGCCGAACGGCTGCCCGCCTTCATGGTCCCGGCCACCGTCACCGTGCTGGAGCGCCTGCCGCTCGCCCCGAACGGCAAGGTGGACCGGGCGGCGCTGCCCCGGCCCGTCCCGGCGGCGCAGCAGGCCGGGTCGGCGGCGGACGCCGAGTCGCCGGCCGAGACGGTGGCCCGGGTGTGGTGCGCGCTGCTGCCCGCCGGCCGGCCCGAGCCCGAGGACGGCTTCTTCACCGCCGGCGGCAGCTCGCTGCTGGCCGTCCAGCTGGTCGCCCGGGTGCAGCAGGAGCTGGGCATCAGCGACCAGCACAACTTCGAGCTGGTGACGGTGCTGTTGGGCGAGCCGGTGCTCGGGGCGTTCACCGCCGCCGTCGAGCGGGTGGCCGGTGCCGGGGCCGGACCGGAGCCCGCCGCCGCCCCCGCCGACCGTTGGCGGCCCGACCTGGCCTGGGAGCCGCCCCCGGTCACCACGGCCTCCCCCCGGCCGGGCTGGCGCACCCCGCACCACGTCCTGCTGACGGGCGCGACGGGATTCTTCGGCGCGTACCTGCTGCGCGAGCTGCTCGACCGCACCGACGCCGACGTGCACGCCCTGGTCCGGGCCGACGACATCGACCACGCCCACCGGCGGCTCGCCGAGGCCCAGCGGCGGTACGGCATCGACCGGCCGCTGCCCGCCCACCGGGTGCAGCCGGTCCTCGGCGACCTGGCCCTGCCGCGGCTGGGCCTGAGCGAGCTGGAGTGGGACTTCCAGGCGGACAGCGCCGACGTGATCCACCACTGCGGGGCGGAGGTCAACTTCCTCTACCCGTACGAGAAGCTGCGGGCCGCCAACGTGGAGGGCACCCGGGAGATCGTCCGCCTGGCCTCCCGCCGGTCGGTGCCGCTGCACCACATCTCCACCGTCGCCGTGGTGCACGGCATGGGCGCGGGCGGTGTCCGGGAGGTCACCGAGACCACCCCGCTCTCCCACGTCGAGCTGCTGTCGATGGGCTACACCGAGTCCAAGTGGGTGTCCGAGGAGCTGGTCCGGCGGGCCGGCCTGGCCGGCCTGCCGGTCGCCGTGCACCGCCCGTACGAGCTGTCCGGGGACACCACCTCGTACACCTGGAACAGCGCCGCGGCGCTCTGCGAGTTCTTCCGGGTGATCGCCGAGCTGCGGCTGGCCCCCGAGCTCGACCTGCCGCTCAACCTGGTGCCGATCGACTTCGCGGCCGGCGCGGTGGTGCACCTGGCGACCCACCGGCCGGCCGAGGGGCAGACGTACCACCTGACCAATCCGCGCGAGGCGATGCTCGGCGACTTCGTGGAGCGGCTGAAGGCGCACGGCCATCCGGTCCGCACCATCGGCTACCACGCTTGGGTGGACGCCCTGCTGGACCACCTGGCGGCCCGCCCGGACCACCCCTTCGCCCCGTTCGCCCCGCTGTTCACCACCGAGGCCGCGGGCGGCGGCGCGACCGTCGAGGAACTCGCCACCACCCGCTTCTCGCCGCGCCTGGACCGGGCCCGGATCGAGCGGGACCTGGCCGGCAGCGGCCTGGCCTGTCCGCCGGTCGACGCCCGGCTGCTGGACCGCTACATCGGCTACTTCCACGCCTCCGGCTTCATCCCCGCCCCGCACGCCGAGGAGACCGTCGGTGTCTGA